aagagCACCTAGTGGTTCTTGAACCAGCTCTGGCTGAACATTGGAAAAGTGAGTGCTATATGTTTCTACAGAACATCTCTCTGCATTGTCATTTAAACTGAGATCAGATTCAGAAGGCCCACACCCattattttttataaacattAATTCTGCACTGGAACTAAGTTCATCATTTGCAGAGGACATACTGCCCAAAGTTTCAGCTCCCTTAGCTTGGGAATCCTTGGTTTCATAGCTTAATGGATTTTGACTAATTTCTTCATGTTTCCCTAGTGTACTGCTTATCATTGTTACGTTAGCAAGGCACTCATCTGACATCTCTTCTGATACTGGAACACCAACTACATTACAATTTTCACCATCGTTTGGTTGAGAACTAGTCAACAATTTTTGTTCATTATTTATACAGGAATTATTAAATTCATCTGTATTTAAAGGCTTCAGTCCAGGATCTATGTTCTGGAACTCTGAAGTCTGTGGACTTTCATCACTGATTGCTGATTCAAGCCTATCAAGGCCCACATTGCCCCATTTCAGATCCAATAATTGTTCTTTGTTGGAACTCTGATCTATCATTGCTATTTGAGGATTTTCCTTATTCACTTTTGAAGATGAGGCTTGCTCCCATGCCAGTGGACTCTGAACATGCACCTCTGAAACCCACATAGAAATGGTTGATTCAGAGCTGTCATCAACTTGCTTATCTTCTGTTATAGTATGGCCTTCTCCCTTAGGGGTATCAATTTGTGTTTCAAATAACCGAGACTCATGTTCCTGGCTAACAACAAACTGATGTCCTGCACATTCTGAATGTTCTCCTCCTACATCTCTCTCACCTAAACTTGTCAAATATGCTTTCATCTCCAAACTTTTACTGATCTTGTTTAATTTGGATTTATCCATTTTCTGCTGGCCTTGTGACTCATCGCTGATGTCTGCGTCACTTGCCATACCAACATCTTCAGCAGTAAAGTCAGTCTCATTTTCTGCCATTTGCATTATTAACTCTTTCTTACCAGGAAATTTAAACTCTGCCATCTCATGCCCCAGAGGTTTATTGCTAACATCTTTTAGAAGAGCCTCTTGGTCTTCTGACAATTGCAGTGGTAATTCTTTATAACCAGGAGATTTATTCTCTGCTGTCCTACACTCCAATGAATTCTGGCAAAATTCTTCCAAAGAAGCATTGCTTTCTGGTAACTGTGTGGCCAATCCTGCTGTCTTAAATTCAGATGGTTTCTTGCTAACATTGTGCTCTTTTAAAAGAGCAACATGGTCTTCTGACTTATGTAAGCCTAATTCCTTATCATCTGGAAATTTAAAGTCTGTTGTCTCAAGGTCTGCAGGTTTGTTGCTAAAATCATCCAAAGGAAAAACACTGCTTTCTGACAAATGCACTGTTAGTTCTTTATCGTCAGGAGATTTAACGTCTGTTGTCTTAAGGCCTGTGGGCTTGTTGGTAAGATCATCCAAAGGAGGAACACTGCTCTCTGGCAACTGCATAGCAAATTCTGCTGTCTCCAGTTCCGATGACTTCTTGTTATCATGTTCCTGTGACAACTGCATTGCTGATTCTTTATCATCAAGAGATTTAAACACTACTTCCTCAAACACAGATGGATTCTTGTGAAGTTCTTCCAAAGGAGAAGCATTGCTTTCTGGCAACTGCATGGCTAATTCTGCAGTCTCCAGCTCTGATGGCTTCTTGCTAACATCTTCTAAGAGATCAACATGGTTTTCTGACAATTTCATTGCCAATTCTTTATCATCATCAGATTTAAGATCTGTTATCACAAGATCTGTGTGTTTGTTGCTAAAGTCATCCAAAGAAGGAACACTGCTTTCTGGCAACTGCAGCACAAATTCTGCTGTCCCCAGCTCTGATGGCTTCTTAGTGCCAGGTTCCAGTGACAACTGCATTGTTAATTCATCATCATCAGGAGATTTAACTTCTGCTGCCTCACATACTGAGGAATTCTTGTTAAGTTCTTCCAAAGGAGAAGCATTGCTTTCTGGCAACTGCATAGCTAATTCTATTGTTTCAAGTTCAGATGGTTTCTTGCTAACATCTTCTAAAAAAGTAACACAATCTACTGACAACTGCATTGCTAATTCTTTATCACCATCAGGTTTAAAATCTGTTGTCTCAATGCCTGTGGGTTTCTTGCTAAGGTTATCCGAAGAAAGAGGGCTCTTTCTAGGTATCTGTACTGCCAACACTGTTCTTTCAAGGTCTGGTGATTTCTTAATAAATTCAGTTGGATCAGCAGTTTCCATTTCTACTTTGTTCTGAAGGGAAACAGGGGCATTTACTGAAAAATCATTGGATTCATATTTTAATATTGACTGTGCATCTGAAAGAGAGATTTTCTTTGATTCCCCCTCAACACTAGTTTTAAAGTTTTCTTCATAGGCTGCCAAAAGTTTCTCAACTTCAGCATCATCTGTTTCTGGGGTCTTGTCACTTAAAGGGATTTTGCTAACATCTGAAGTACTGTGTATGTTTTGTAGAGTTTCTTGTGAGACAGGCTTGCTGCTTGGTTTGGGATCTGCCAGCAGgtctgtttttttctctctctcaacaggaTTAGATTTAATTTTATCTGAAGTTGCTGACTTGCTATCAGCTGGACTCCTCCCACTGCGGTTGTAGAAAATATCATATAGATCTTTGGCATTACCTGCTGCTAGGCAAGAGTTCTTTTTCTCCAGTTTTTTAGCATGGTTTCTGAAAATAGTTGGTGGTGGCAAAGGATGGGGACACATGGGCACTGCCAGTATGTTTTTATCATCCTCAGACACACcaggagccatgtcatctgcaaGGATGGTTGCTTGTTTTGGTGGCACTGCGGGTGGTGATGGGAATACCATTACAGGTGGTACTGGCAGTGCTACTGACAGCGGTGGTCCTGGTGGCAGTGGAAGTAGAGGAGAACGCCAATTAGGTTTCTCAAAAATACCCAATCTTGTAACTTGCTCCTTTATCACAGCAGCAAGTTCCCGTGCCTTTGCTTGTGCTTTTGCCACAACATTTGCTTGCTCCTGTGCTATTACTGCAGTCGCCTTTGCATGTTCCACAGCTTTTGCATGTTCTACAGCCCGGGACACAGCTTCATGATCAGGTTCCTCTGTTTGTTCTGGTACCGTTGCATTCTCCTGTGAACCCTTTAAAACTACTACTTCTCCCccaaaagcttttgaaataataTCAGGAGGTAGTACAAGTTCTGGATTACCCTCTTTTACAACAGGAAGTGGCTTAGTGCTAGCACCAGAGGATTTTATAGACAAGAAAGTATTCAAAGGTGCAGGCTTGCTTACTGTTGCTGTTGCAGACTTTCTGAGAACCATCATGGGGGCTGGTAAATTGGGCCTGATTTTTGCTTGTGATGATGTTGAAACAACTGGTGTCCAGGGACTTGTGTGTGGGATAACAGTTTTCCCAGACAATTTAATTGCAATTGGCTTTGAATTTGGTTTTCCAGATTGTGATTTGCTTTCTTTATCTTTACTTTCCTCAAAACTCTCCTCCTTGGAGACAGTTACATCTTTGCCTTGATTTTTTTCATTTCTCTCAGTCTTCCTCCAGCTGAACTTTCCAAAAGATGACATTCTTGACTCCTTTGGTCGttcctcttttttcccttccttcttttcaACCTCTTTGTCATCTTTCTTCAATTTAAGCTTAGCCCCGGATTTCTGGCCATTAGAGACTCCTTTCCTTTTATTAGACTCATTTTCATTCTCCCCATCTCCTACTTCTTTGGAATTCTTTGGTTCCTCTTTACTTTTTGGTTCCTCTTTCCTTGCCACTTTCACGGctttttcatctctctcttctttttgcttTTCACACAGCTTCCGTTTCAACCGGCGTTCTGTTTCTTGAATCACAGACAATCCTGCCTGACGGTCAATGTTCCTTCTCTCTTCATAGAGTGGATTTTCATCCACATATTTCTGTGAAGACAAGGAAAGGTTTCAGTGCTGTTACTTAATGTGAAATTTCAGTAGTGGTACAGGTTTATCTTAGTTAATATTTTATCTTCCTCATCACCACCCCACTACTAATCATACTTGCTGAGAAATgcaagagggaggagaaagagtgGTTTTCCTAGATAATTATTGTTCAGAATATCTACATTAGCAAAGCTCAGTCGGTATAGCATGAGACACTCTCAAGATCATAAGTTCGAGCCCCacttggcaaaagattcctgcattccagggggatgaactagatggcccttgttgtcccttccaactctacacttttaTGATTATATAATGTAATATGAGAAAAGCTTTATTCCAATGAGGTGACAAAACCTCAGCATAAAACAAATCTAGTACAGTAAACTACAGTACAGTATTTCAGTAACACACAACCAAAGTGTCAACTGGAAATACAGCCCAACAATACTATCTACAGAGACTCAGAAAGATAAGAAGtccttcccagctctacctggagatgccagggacagaATTCAGAACCTTTTGCCTATTAAGTACATGTCATGCCACTTAGCTATACCTTCTCCTCCCTTTTACAACAGAAGACATGTTCAATAAGatgacttttaaacatttttattcaaaacaaatacTCCAGGTACTGACCTTATATTTCTCATTATGTGGATTATTTTTCACATGTTGTTCTGCTGATATCTGATCTCCAAAAAAATCTTGGCACAGCTGACAGTAATATCCAGTGACTGGGATTAGAAATTCAGAACCTGAAATGCCGCCGAAAACCATCAATCACAGAAATTGATAGTAAGACACACTACAGCtttgaacaacaaaaaatccaTATGAAACACTAAAAGTACACAAAAAAGCCCTACAATTGAAATGAGCCAGTTAACCATGGATTCCACTTGAAACAAACTGATCTGAAGAATGGAAACCTACACTTGTTCAACAATTCTTATCACTATATACTTTGTTTATCATTCAAATACAAATTTATGTTGCTTTTCAATCCCCACCTAATTCAGTAAGGGAGAAATTAATGCAGACAAAATAGCTATCAGAAGTTTACTTAGAAGTGACAGTCTTTTGTTGACACTAATAAGACAAAACATTTCTTGGTAGAAGGGCGAACAATCTGGCCCTACTAAACACCACTTAACCTCAAACTATAAAAATCAACTTACCTTTGGCTGGAACTGGTATCTTGTCAATGTGTTTTGtaaggttttgctttgtttcagtttGAGTCTTCAAAGCCCAAGGTCTGTTATATGGATCCAAGGTCTATTTACAATGACAAAGGAAATATTAAAATGAGGTCTGCTTTCCTGCTAAATGCTAAAAGCACTGAGGAAACATAGAACTATACATATCAAGTAGGCATGTACTGAACTGTCTCACATACTGACACTCAAAATGAAGCTGTGATTCAAATAGTTACCCTCAGACATTGAATATTTAAGAAAATATAAAAgtttttctgtttgttgtttaaaatattgatttcttaattttgggttcaaaaaagaGGGTGTCTTATGCATGGAGAAATACAGTAAGTGACAAACCATACCAAAAAGATTAGGAATTagaactgtattttttaaaaggaaagttgATTGACATGTAGTTCTTTGCTTTCTACAAAACATTATTTTACAACTTGGAAGAGCAAATTAAAACACTTAATGAAAACCTGATAGCACACACCTGCCTGTGCTTCTTATTATGCATATGTGTGAAGAAATCAAACATGGTCCCACAGATGGTATTGCAGTCCTTGCACCAGTGGTTTCCCGTGTCGTAATAGTCATAAATATTGATTTCCTGGGAATGCTGTTTGGATAGCTGAAAATGAGATTCTGTAGACTTGGGGCTCCTGCACCCAGGTTTGTCATTAGTTTTTAAAtcctaaattggaaaaaaatgaaacattactAACTGTGGAATGACAGCCAGTGCCTCAAAACTAGCCTTTAATAGAGACCGCACAAAATATGTAACTATATATCACCTGTCAATGCCCAGGATAATTCCACCATTTCAGTGAGTTGGCATTGCCGACTCAGATGTTGTTCAGTCAACAGGAAAGAACTTCCAACGAGACTCAAGCAtgttgccaaggttgcaggtatTAAGCAATCAAGGGATGACATCCCATGGAGTACACGGTGCATGTGTGCAGTATGCAAACTTAAGTACAAAATACTTAAGTACAAAATAACCAGCAACTACCAATGAATTCTCAGAAACACTTAAAAAGCCAGTCACTTTGCATACTCTCTCTACATTATATGATACACTCTATATTGTGGCAAAACGCAAGTGCTCAGATTCTAAGCTGTCACTGAAGAAAGCTTGCAGAAGAAGAATCTGGTCTGTCTCAAATCTTGAATTACTGACTCTGCTATTGCATTTAATATACATGAGAAATAGGGTCTACTATATCATGCTGTTTGACTCTTTGATCCCCTAGAAGTATAATATATGTGACAAAACTCTTTAAGTCCACATCCCTAGAAAAGCCTCCCAAAACGAGTTGTAAAGAGTTGCAGGGGAAACATAAAATGCTCTTCCAACCTACTGTAAGAACAGACTGGATCAGGAGACCAGAGTAACAACATAAGATCCTTGTATACCAATCAAGAtagtttttttcttccaaaattgTTTAGGTCAGTCAGTGAAGAAAgcattatgtttaatgttgtgtGCTCTTATCCTCTAGCTCCCTTCTTTTGAGAATCATAAAGAATGCTTTGGCATTATATAGAcatccccttcctcttccactgATCTGCTTGCTCCCACAAATAATGGGCTGTGAGCTCTAACAGCTGAGTTGTCTTTACATGATTATAAGAGCAGCTATGCTGTGAtcaagccaatgacccatctagcctagcatcctgtccgtgggaagcctacaagcaggatctGGTTGGCAAAGCAGACTTAAGAAGATCACTTATCCAGTGTTTCACTTTCAGAAGAGCTAGGAAATTTTTCTCTCATAGTTTCCAAGTTAATGAGTGGCAGAAGGGAAAATCCATCCTGATGCAAGAAGGTTGTTAGGTTTGGGAAGGCAACCCAAATTAGAATCTTGTTCCCAATAAATTTTCTTGGGGTTTTTTCTGTCATTTTTGCAGAGACTGTGTCACTCCACATTTGTGATCAACAAGAAAAAACACGCACGCTGTCTCCTTCCAGAATAATTATCAGATTCTTTACATCAAACAACAAAATGCCACAATGAtttcttcccttttaaaaatgtttattaaagaaaataaaggCTATTGCAGGAGCATGAAAAATCCGCCTGAGGTAGAGAATTTCAAGTCAGAAGATAATCATAGCATTATTTAagacagaaaaaaacagaaaaaaacaggaaTGAATCATATTCAGCACCACATAGACTTCTCTCTTTATGCACTTCCTCAGGctgaaggggagagaaaaaaatcaaCATTATATTATGGGTATTGTGTTTTTAGAAATTTCTATTAATTCAATTTATGTAGGTTTTTCGAAACTGGCCACACCGAAAGCTATTtgaaattaaaattacaagctccATGAAATATTCAACATTCATGGTCCTTCAGAAACTACTTGATAACTGTTGTGCATAAACATTCTGATTTTTTTCTACTCTGTAGAATGTCATCAGATTATTCTAACACCAGCCACCTCTTGAAATCATTCCCTCCACTCCTGGACCAGTGGAAAGGGTTCAGGAAAGACTATTACCTCCCTGTCTTAGGCCTTTCTATCACCAACTTCCCTGTGGGAAGgatcttgattattattttctatGTTGATATtgtgtattgtgtgtttttttttttacaaat
Above is a window of Lacerta agilis isolate rLacAgi1 chromosome 3, rLacAgi1.pri, whole genome shotgun sequence DNA encoding:
- the LOC117044089 gene encoding zinc finger protein 318-like isoform X2 gives rise to the protein MHRTSSVSSSSRSKESSSSGSRSSRSGASGSTRGRSPRRSRSRSRSRSPSPRGRRYRSPSSSRSSRRSPSPRRSSRRRSPGRRSRSPGRHSPSRHSESSVEQNLRITVGNDRYGIDTPERKRVSDRLGSPVDSLSDLDRDDFADGPIFSRGLSRPRSLERYPSCEENASSPFSMRHSEDSHSRDVFLHQSDYSMNYDHLQDLPRETDRDGVLLRKSSYSSEDRGREPKRPRYDRDDRQTDMSIEPQGFLPGTRNYRKRSPGRSPSPPYLDFRELESARRKREEELSRNLSQELPGHRYMIPDRSNPLQSSEPRYLHRPDKAPAMPKKSILKKRVDDPSVQPEVFSSSSASVKEPPLITDHHPSQKRSSIAPFSSEVENFLKQFNKSAVAESTNKESQGSVHNWKLNSGQQQNTSPFEQNFGSFWKQKDYHESISEPEDRHNDFLLPHERASQDGSGFSRILGMMADSTSAQEKRRRGFPDIEDEEKFLYGDDEDDSTINSPAIQKPTLSVGKEPESLKESSAPPANPSVKPEESRPEHEKIYNLLKTIGLDIGVAEIGKLAARTQEQLHGKKTAHSPDRHSITSHKFESREGRRSRSDTYSPESRQHHSLSPSDSFPSKDITSISNSEHTKNVTVGQNNPTPIPEQSVPPISLMPSAPPLPNLSSTSTSVSRYRVSRFSPFTATQLPQNYPSPTMPPPGYDAYGHYMAYAASGWPMYGAPQQADPTLSDVHGLVTLTVPPNPTRPNLRVIETVSTGKGTPDMKRDDSVLVQIPSATTYSKLSPQFSQPFLKSVKERLSDERNRASQKLKVMEEREKLRSEQEARQKKLHYLRTELDRLSKQQGEMLRKKRREKDGHKDPLLIEVNRLQENIVKEISQLKLHADAAEKKQSELDKVAQILGINIFEKSRKQSSENKDSPEKNKSENAKGQERTSNSVKDLKTNDKPGCRSPKSTESHFQLSKQHSQEINIYDYYDTGNHWCKDCNTICGTMFDFFTHMHNKKHRQTLDPYNRPWALKTQTETKQNLTKHIDKIPVPAKGSEFLIPVTGYYCQLCQDFFGDQISAEQHVKNNPHNEKYKKYVDENPLYEERRNIDRQAGLSVIQETERRLKRKLCEKQKEERDEKAVKVARKEEPKSKEEPKNSKEVGDGENENESNKRKGVSNGQKSGAKLKLKKDDKEVEKKEGKKEERPKESRMSSFGKFSWRKTERNEKNQGKDVTVSKEESFEESKDKESKSQSGKPNSKPIAIKLSGKTVIPHTSPWTPVVSTSSQAKIRPNLPAPMMVLRKSATATVSKPAPLNTFLSIKSSGASTKPLPVVKEGNPELVLPPDIISKAFGGEVVVLKGSQENATVPEQTEEPDHEAVSRAVEHAKAVEHAKATAVIAQEQANVVAKAQAKARELAAVIKEQVTRLGIFEKPNWRSPLLPLPPGPPLSVALPVPPVMVFPSPPAVPPKQATILADDMAPGVSEDDKNILAVPMCPHPLPPPTIFRNHAKKLEKKNSCLAAGNAKDLYDIFYNRSGRSPADSKSATSDKIKSNPVEREKKTDLLADPKPSSKPVSQETLQNIHSTSDVSKIPLSDKTPETDDAEVEKLLAAYEENFKTSVEGESKKISLSDAQSILKYESNDFSVNAPETTDFKPDGDKELAMQLSVDCVTFLEDVSKKPSELETIELAMQLPESNASPLEELNKNSSVCEAAEVKSPDDDELTMQLSLEPGTKKPSELGTAEFVLQLPESSVPSLDDFSNKHTDLVITDLKSDDDKELAMKLSENHVDLLEDVSKKPSELETAELAMQLPESNASPLEELHKNPSVFEEVVFKSLDDKESAMQLSQEHDNKKSSELETAEFAMQLPESSVPPLDDLTNKPTGLKTTDVKSPDDKELTVHLSESSVFPLDDFSNKPADLETTDFKFPDDKELGLHKSEDHVALLKEHNVSKKPSEFKTAGLATQLPESNASLEEFCQNSLECRTAENKSPGYKELPLQLSEDQEALLKDVSNKPLGHEMAEFKFPGKKELIMQMAENETDFTAEDVGMASDADISDESQGQQKMDKSKLNKISKSLEMKAYLTSLGERDVGGEHSECAGHQFVVSQEHESRLFETQIDTPKGEGHTITEDKQVDDSSESTISMWVSEVHVQSPLAWEQASSSKVNKENPQIAMIDQSSNKEQLLDLKWGNVGLDRLESAISDESPQTSEFQNIDPGLKPLNTDEFNNSCINNEQKLLTSSQPNDGENCNVVGVPVSEEMSDECLANVTMISSTLGKHEEISQNPLSYETKDSQAKGAETLGSMSSANDELSSSAELMFIKNNGCGPSESDLSLNDNAERCSVETYSTHFSNVQPELVQEPLGALPTEISVEHLGEVALTFTDMNTGILDTSVAGDLDLNNTYSELNFDHSTIPSPKSGEIKPNDSSSLKPSLEIETINFSLGDIEVEREHLGIIPSEILNEDIVGSPKLESISSISLGSNKTRELGIEQSTIEPEMIAFVELASGDDEDKFCSLVSDVIVPDIVSPASNGSTAGPSMSLIEMQDMPPISLVLQSDVSRESTSDMPALSSGEKNVQCQATECKESFLLDLQKTSLEVGGSGDNELYIVKNDTQASAKELNKIEEDENNDSRCEINSKLTSEVTESSAEYLLL
- the LOC117044089 gene encoding zinc finger protein 318-like isoform X1; this translates as MHRTSSVSSSSRSKESSSSGSRSSRSGASGSTRGRSPRRSRSRSRSRSPSPRGRRYRSPSSSRSSRRSPSPRRSSRRRSPGRRSRSPGRHSPSRHSESSVEQNLRITVGNDRYGIDTPERKRVSDRLGSPVDSLSDLDRDDFADGPIFSRGLSRPRSLERYPSCEENASSPFSMRHSEDSHSRDVFLHQSDYSMNYDHLQDLPRETDRDGVLLRKSSYSSEDRGREPKRPRYDRDDRQTDMSIEPQGFLPGTRNYRKRSPGRSPSPPYLDFRELESARRKREEELSRNLSQELPGHRYMIPDRSNPLQSSEPRYLHRPDKAPAMPKKSILKKRVDDPSVQPEVFSSSSASVKEPPLITDHHPSQKRSSIAPFSSEVENFLKQFNKSAVAESTNKESQGSVHNWKLNSGQQQNTSPFEQNFGSFWKQKDYHESISEPEDRHNDFLLPHERASQDGSGFSRILGMMADSTSAQEKRRRGFPDIEDEEKFLYGDDEDDSTINSPAIQKPTLSVGKEPESLKESSAPPANPSVKPEESRPEHEKIYNLLKTIGLDIGVAEIGKLAARTQEQLHGKKTAHSPDRHSITSHKFESREGRRSRSDTYSPESRQHHSLSPSDSFPSKDITSISNSEHTKNVTVGQNNPTPIPEQSVPPISLMPSAPPLPNLSSTSTSVSRYRVSRFSPFTATQLPQNYPSPTMPPPGYDAYGHYMAYAASGWPMYGAPQQADPTLSDVHGLVTLTVPPNPTRPNLRVIETVSTGKGTPDMKRDDSVLVQIPSATTYSKLSPQFSQPFLKSVKERLSDERNRASQKLKVMEEREKLRSEQEARQKKLHYLRTELDRLSKQQGEMLRKKRREKDGHKDPLLIEVNRLQENIVKEISQLKLHADAAEKKQSELDKVAQILGINIFEKSRKQSSENKDSPEKNKSENAKGQERTSNSVKDLKTNDKPGCRSPKSTESHFQLSKQHSQEINIYDYYDTGNHWCKDCNTICGTMFDFFTHMHNKKHRQTLDPYNRPWALKTQTETKQNLTKHIDKIPVPAKGSEFLIPVTGYYCQLCQDFFGDQISAEQHVKNNPHNEKYKKYVDENPLYEERRNIDRQAGLSVIQETERRLKRKLCEKQKEERDEKAVKVARKEEPKSKEEPKNSKEVGDGENENESNKRKGVSNGQKSGAKLKLKKDDKEVEKKEGKKEERPKESRMSSFGKFSWRKTERNEKNQGKDVTVSKEESFEESKDKESKSQSGKPNSKPIAIKLSGKTVIPHTSPWTPVVSTSSQAKIRPNLPAPMMVLRKSATATVSKPAPLNTFLSIKSSGASTKPLPVVKEGNPELVLPPDIISKAFGGEVVVLKGSQENATVPEQTEEPDHEAVSRAVEHAKAVEHAKATAVIAQEQANVVAKAQAKARELAAVIKEQVTRLGIFEKPNWRSPLLPLPPGPPLSVALPVPPVMVFPSPPAVPPKQATILADDMAPGVSEDDKNILAVPMCPHPLPPPTIFRNHAKKLEKKNSCLAAGNAKDLYDIFYNRSGRSPADSKSATSDKIKSNPVEREKKTDLLADPKPSSKPVSQETLQNIHSTSDVSKIPLSDKTPETDDAEVEKLLAAYEENFKTSVEGESKKISLSDAQSILKYESNDFSVNAPETTDFKPDGDKELAMQLSVDCVTFLEDVSKKPSELETIELAMQLPESNASPLEELNKNSSVCEAAEVKSPDDDELTMQLSLEPGTKKPSELGTAEFVLQLPESSVPSLDDFSNKHTDLVITDLKSDDDKELAMKLSENHVDLLEDVSKKPSELETAELAMQLPESNASPLEELHKNPSVFEEVVFKSLDDKESAMQLSQEHDNKKSSELETAEFAMQLPESSVPPLDDLTNKPTGLKTTDVKSPDDKELTVHLSESSVFPLDDFSNKPADLETTDFKFPDDKELGLHKSEDHVALLKEHNVSKKPSEFKTAGLATQLPESNASLEEFCQNSLECRTAENKSPGYKELPLQLSEDQEALLKDVSNKPLGHEMAEFKFPGKKELIMQMAENETDFTAEDVGMASDADISDESQGQQKMDKSKLNKISKSLEMKAYLTSLGERDVGGEHSECAGHQFVVSQEHESRLFETQIDTPKGEGHTITEDKQVDDSSESTISMWVSEVHVQSPLAWEQASSSKVNKENPQIAMIDQSSNKEQLLDLKWGNVGLDRLESAISDESPQTSEFQNIDPGLKPLNTDEFNNSCINNEQKLLTSSQPNDGENCNVVGVPVSEEMSDECLANVTMISSTLGKHEEISQNPLSYETKDSQAKGAETLGSMSSANDELSSSAELMFIKNNGCGPSESDLSLNDNAERCSVETYSTHFSNVQPELVQEPLGALPTEISVEHLGEVALTFTDMNTGILDTSVAGDLDLNNTYSELNFDHSTIPSPKSGEIKPNDSSSLKPSLEIETINFSLGDIEVEREHLGIIPSEILNEDIVGSPKLESISSISLGSNKTRELGIEQSTIEPEMIAFVELASGDDEDKFCSLVSDVIVPDIVSPASNGSTAGPSMSLIEMQDMPPISLVLQSDVSRESTSDMPALSSGEKNVQCQATECKESFLLDLQKTSLEVGGSGDNELYIVKNDTQASAKELNKIEEDENNDSRCEINSKLTSEVTESSAEYLVSSDNIGPDV